One Buchnera aphidicola (Pentalonia nigronervosa) DNA segment encodes these proteins:
- a CDS encoding YchE family NAAT transporter, producing the protein MNISIFDLSIYIKFFVSLCALVNPIGMIPIFTTMTNNQSIIEREKTNLTTNMSVALILFISLFFGKHILSVFGISIDSFRIAGGILIVSLAFKMISGQFINSVKTKQDTQKQESLNNISVVPLAMPLIAGPGAISSTIVWSTYYPSWINLFGCSIVIFLFSFLCWTCFQVAPCVVKILGKTGINIITRIMGLLLISLGIELINTSLRSIFPGLTY; encoded by the coding sequence ATGAATATTTCAATTTTTGATTTATCTATATATATAAAATTCTTTGTTAGTTTATGTGCGTTAGTGAATCCAATTGGCATGATTCCTATTTTTACAACTATGACAAACAATCAGTCTATTATAGAAAGAGAAAAAACAAACTTGACAACAAATATGTCTGTAGCATTGATTTTGTTCATATCTTTATTTTTTGGAAAACATATTTTAAGTGTTTTTGGAATATCAATTGATTCTTTTCGTATTGCTGGTGGAATACTAATTGTTAGTCTTGCTTTTAAAATGATTAGTGGACAATTTATAAATTCGGTTAAAACAAAACAAGATACTCAAAAACAAGAATCGTTAAATAATATTAGTGTAGTTCCGTTGGCTATGCCTCTTATTGCTGGACCTGGAGCTATCAGTTCAACTATTGTTTGGAGTACTTATTATCCATCTTGGATAAACTTATTTGGATGTAGTATAGTAATTTTTTTATTTTCATTTTTGTGTTGGACATGTTTTCAAGTCGCTCCATGTGTAGTTAAAATTTTAGGAAAAACAGGTATTAATATAATCACAAGAATTATGGGTTTGCTGCTCATAT